The Kroppenstedtia pulmonis genome has a segment encoding these proteins:
- a CDS encoding MarR family winged helix-turn-helix transcriptional regulator, translated as MTKKHSMDHTNSISTGSHNLGRLILQLKRLERHPRTYGEVGPLTPSEIHTIDEIGVDGGLLMSQLAVRLGVTKGAVTQIVSRLEMKKIVKREPCPHDARSVVASLTEKGKLAYKLHQEQHQNFYQQLSNEFDQKEMAIFEKCLEKLNQLLRE; from the coding sequence ATGACTAAAAAACATTCCATGGATCATACAAACAGCATATCCACAGGTAGCCACAATCTGGGGCGCTTGATTCTCCAACTGAAACGACTGGAACGTCACCCCCGTACTTACGGGGAAGTTGGCCCCTTAACTCCCAGTGAAATCCATACGATCGATGAAATTGGTGTTGACGGCGGTCTCCTCATGAGCCAACTTGCTGTCCGACTGGGAGTGACGAAAGGAGCCGTTACTCAGATTGTGTCACGGTTGGAGATGAAGAAAATTGTAAAACGTGAACCTTGCCCCCATGACGCAAGATCGGTAGTAGCTTCCCTAACTGAAAAAGGAAAATTGGCATACAAACTTCATCAGGAACAACATCAGAATTTTTATCAACAACTTAGTAATGAATTTGATCAAAAGGAAATGGCTATATTTGAAAAATGCCTGGAAAAGCTGAATCAATTATTAAGAGAGTAA
- a CDS encoding MerR family transcriptional regulator encodes MKVREVADLVGISIRTLHHYDEIGLLRPKRTSESGYRFYSDDDLETLQQILFFKELDFPLKRIKEILQSPLFDRQEALELHRKMLLEKRRRLDQMIATVDKTIQHTKGEIEMGNKERFEGFDFSHNPYEQEARERWGSDMVDKANAKVANMSKEEKEDFSQTFNAIYRKLADLRHVSPASTEAQDAIKEWYDFLNNNSGHIYTLDAFKGLGQLYVEDERFTKNIDQFGEGLAAFMCEAMAVFADQNKK; translated from the coding sequence ATGAAAGTCAGAGAAGTAGCGGATTTAGTGGGAATTAGCATACGAACGCTCCATCACTACGATGAAATCGGATTGTTACGTCCAAAACGGACGAGTGAATCAGGTTATCGCTTCTACTCTGATGATGACTTGGAGACATTGCAACAAATCTTATTCTTTAAAGAGTTGGACTTCCCGTTAAAGAGAATAAAAGAAATTCTCCAAAGTCCTTTGTTTGATCGCCAGGAGGCTTTGGAGCTGCATCGGAAAATGCTGCTTGAGAAGCGTCGACGGCTGGATCAGATGATTGCAACTGTTGATAAGACGATCCAACACACAAAAGGAGAGATTGAGATGGGGAACAAAGAACGATTTGAGGGTTTTGATTTCAGTCACAACCCCTATGAACAAGAAGCCCGGGAGCGTTGGGGAAGCGACATGGTTGATAAGGCCAACGCCAAAGTAGCCAACATGTCCAAGGAGGAAAAAGAAGACTTTTCACAAACCTTTAATGCAATCTATCGCAAACTTGCAGATCTCCGTCATGTTTCTCCAGCCTCAACGGAGGCACAGGATGCCATTAAAGAGTGGTATGATTTTTTAAACAACAATTCCGGCCACATCTATACACTGGATGCATTTAAAGGGTTAGGTCAACTTTATGTGGAGGATGAGCGTTTCACCAAGAACATTGACCAATTCGGGGAAGGGTTGGCGGCGTTTATGTGCGAAGCCATGGCTGTCTTTGCAGATCAGAACAAAAAGTAA
- a CDS encoding nitrite reductase, whose translation MNQKEKMVKLAVNGGISFGSKLNAKQLAVIAEYMKDGDELELTTFQQLYIEVLESKVDLVKEKFKEIGLSCYPVGNFVKSLRTCNFCKGAEKEGMPVAIELNKRIAGKEVPVTLRPAYTGCPVGCGEPLVNDIGVMKVKNGYDLYIGGKAKGKDAQTGTLLMEQLLPEQLYDIVEKIIAIYAEHGKKREPFFRFIHRFGVDNLKGQVVMEPTKSLS comes from the coding sequence ATGAATCAAAAAGAAAAGATGGTGAAATTGGCTGTTAACGGCGGAATCTCATTCGGCTCAAAATTAAATGCCAAACAACTGGCTGTTATTGCTGAGTATATGAAGGATGGGGATGAACTGGAGTTAACAACCTTTCAACAACTTTACATCGAAGTACTGGAAAGTAAAGTGGACTTAGTAAAAGAAAAATTTAAGGAAATTGGCTTGTCCTGTTATCCGGTGGGGAATTTTGTAAAGAGCCTGAGAACATGTAATTTTTGTAAAGGTGCAGAAAAAGAAGGGATGCCGGTTGCCATTGAGCTAAATAAACGAATAGCAGGAAAGGAGGTGCCTGTTACGCTTCGGCCGGCCTATACCGGATGTCCGGTTGGATGCGGTGAACCTTTAGTAAATGATATTGGAGTCATGAAAGTAAAAAACGGATATGATTTATACATTGGTGGAAAAGCAAAAGGAAAGGATGCCCAAACGGGTACCTTGTTGATGGAGCAACTCCTTCCTGAACAACTTTATGATATTGTCGAAAAAATCATTGCGATCTATGCTGAACACGGTAAGAAGAGGGAACCGTTTTTTAGATTTATTCATCGTTTTGGAGTGGATAACCTTAAAGGTCAAGTAGTCATGGAACCAACAAAATCTTTGTCCTGA
- a CDS encoding metal-sensing transcriptional repressor: MSNQSEETRIIQRPSKEKDQLINRLKRIEGQVRGLQNMIESDRYCVDILVQISAINAALKRVSLNLLERHTHHCVSDAIKNGDGDEAIQELMEVFERFSKS, translated from the coding sequence ATGTCTAATCAATCCGAAGAGACAAGAATCATACAGAGACCGTCAAAGGAAAAAGATCAATTGATTAACCGTTTAAAACGAATTGAAGGCCAAGTGCGGGGTCTTCAGAATATGATTGAAAGTGATCGTTACTGTGTGGATATTCTTGTTCAAATTTCAGCCATCAACGCGGCATTAAAGAGAGTAAGCCTAAATTTATTGGAGAGGCATACCCATCATTGTGTATCTGACGCGATAAAAAACGGAGATGGAGACGAAGCGATTCAAGAGCTGATGGAGGTTTTTGAGCGGTTTTCAAAGTCCTGA
- a CDS encoding SRPBCC family protein, whose translation MEKVWKMVSTSEGIAAWFMPNDFQPVVGNVFHLQSPFGTSPCKVLELDPPHRLSFAWDEFGWIVSFKLKERGDKTEFTLTHSGWKQGDEILPKAQEKSSLIRDRMDGGWTKLVEERLRNIVES comes from the coding sequence ATGGAAAAAGTGTGGAAGATGGTCTCCACTTCTGAAGGAATCGCCGCTTGGTTTATGCCAAATGATTTTCAACCAGTTGTCGGAAACGTATTCCACCTACAATCCCCCTTCGGTACTTCTCCTTGCAAAGTACTGGAGCTGGACCCTCCCCACCGGCTCTCCTTTGCTTGGGATGAGTTCGGTTGGATTGTCTCTTTCAAATTGAAAGAGCGGGGGGATAAAACAGAATTCACTCTGACTCACTCTGGTTGGAAGCAAGGGGATGAGATCCTTCCAAAAGCACAGGAGAAGAGTTCCCTCATTCGGGACAGAATGGACGGAGGCTGGACAAAGCTGGTTGAAGAACGTCTTCGCAATATTGTGGAAAGCTAA
- the rplK gene encoding 50S ribosomal protein L11 yields MEKPVKRRLRIKLEAGQANPAKVGKDLAPTGINLLQFCQQYNDMTKAQTGEIIPAEITVYEDRSFHVKLKTPPTSYLLRQYAGIAKGAAKPGSETVGSITQKQLRKIAEIKLPDLNTADVNNAMSMIVGTAKNMGIRIEQD; encoded by the coding sequence ATGGAGAAACCAGTCAAAAGAAGATTACGAATAAAGTTGGAGGCGGGTCAGGCAAACCCGGCCAAAGTAGGAAAGGATTTGGCTCCCACAGGAATCAACCTCCTCCAGTTTTGCCAGCAGTATAACGACATGACCAAGGCACAAACGGGAGAGATCATTCCTGCAGAGATTACGGTGTATGAAGACCGAAGCTTCCATGTGAAGCTAAAAACACCGCCTACATCTTATTTGTTGAGACAATATGCCGGTATCGCAAAAGGAGCGGCCAAACCCGGAAGTGAAACCGTCGGCAGTATCACTCAGAAACAGCTTCGAAAAATTGCCGAGATAAAACTGCCTGATCTGAATACTGCTGATGTGAACAATGCGATGAGTATGATCGTCGGTACAGCAAAAAATATGGGAATCCGGATTGAACAAGATTGA
- a CDS encoding cation diffusion facilitator family transporter: protein MHHHHHGHDHHDHTREGNKKGLVIALVITAGIMLLEFFGGLLTNSLALLSDSGHMLSDASSLALSLVAIWFAARPPSPKKTYGFYRFEILAAFFNGVTLFFIAGFIVYEAYGRFFDPPAVSSGSMMLIALIGLAANLLSAWALIRKGDIKDNVNLRSAYLHVIGDALGSVGAIIAGIVMYFFDWYAADPVISVVVALLILKSAWGVLKHTVHILMEGTPLMIDPQEVQKALEDIDGVINVHDLHIWTITSGLDSLSCHLLIEDHKDEQWVLQKAIDKIEASFKILHTTIQVEKSDLQHGVTTI from the coding sequence ATGCATCATCATCATCACGGACATGATCATCATGATCATACCAGGGAGGGTAATAAAAAAGGGCTTGTGATAGCACTTGTGATCACTGCCGGGATTATGCTTTTAGAGTTTTTTGGAGGTTTGCTGACGAACAGTCTGGCCTTACTTTCAGATTCCGGACACATGTTAAGTGATGCCAGTTCCTTGGCTTTGAGTTTGGTGGCTATATGGTTCGCGGCGAGACCTCCTTCTCCCAAGAAAACCTATGGGTTTTATCGTTTTGAGATTTTAGCAGCCTTTTTTAATGGAGTGACCCTATTTTTTATTGCAGGTTTCATCGTTTATGAAGCTTATGGAAGATTTTTCGATCCTCCTGCAGTCTCCAGTGGATCGATGATGCTCATTGCATTGATCGGATTGGCAGCCAATCTCCTGAGTGCATGGGCGTTAATAAGGAAAGGTGACATCAAGGATAATGTAAATCTTCGTAGTGCCTATCTTCATGTCATTGGAGATGCATTAGGGTCTGTAGGAGCGATCATTGCCGGGATTGTCATGTATTTCTTTGACTGGTATGCGGCAGACCCGGTTATCAGCGTTGTCGTTGCATTATTGATTTTGAAAAGTGCCTGGGGAGTTTTGAAACATACGGTTCACATCTTGATGGAAGGAACACCTCTCATGATTGATCCACAAGAGGTGCAGAAAGCATTGGAGGATATTGACGGGGTTATAAATGTACATGATCTTCATATATGGACAATCACCTCGGGATTGGATTCACTTAGCTGTCATTTGTTAATTGAGGATCATAAGGATGAGCAATGGGTACTTCAAAAAGCCATTGATAAAATTGAGGCAAGTTTTAAAATATTGCATACTACCATTCAAGTTGAAAAGTCCGATCTTCAACATGGAGTTACTACCATATAG
- a CDS encoding heavy metal translocating P-type ATPase — MNQKEATLQIAGMTCAACATRIEKGLKKMEGVEDANVNFALEKTNIKYDPDKTDVTKFKEKVQSLGYNVVSDKVEFDISGMTCAACANKIEKRLNKLDGVEKANVNFALESVQVEYHPDQVSISNMKEAIKKLGYTLEQKQEKAGEHVDHRQKEIEKQQGKFLFASILSFPLLWAMVSHFEFTSFIWLPDMFMNPWVQLALATPVQFIVGRQFYVGAFKALRNKSANMDVLVALGTSAAYFYSLYLSIKSIGSNAAMVDLYYETSAVLITLIILGKLFEAKAKGRSSEAIKKLMGLQAKNATVVRNGQEMIIPIEEVLEGDIVYVKPGEKVPVDGEIVEGQSALDESMLTGESIPIDKTVGDVVIGSTINKNGFLKIKATKVGKDTALAQIIKVVEEAQGSKAPIQRLADVISGIFVPIVVGIGIVTFLVWYFAVSPGEFGEALEKFIAVLVIACPCALGLATPTSIMAGSGRAAEFGILFKGGEHLETTHRLDTIILDKTGTVTNGKPSLTDVLLAKGVDETEFLKLVGTAEKNSEHPLAEAIVEGIKEKGIELGSSDTFEAVPGFGIQSTVNGKQLVIGTRRLMAKHNIHVQDELSKMEDLEKQGKTAMLVAADGSYAGIVAVADTIKETSKEAISRLHDMGLDVVMITGDNSQTAQAIADQVNIKHVIAEVLPEGKAEEVKKLQQAGKKVAMVGDGINDAPALATADIGMAIGTGTDVAMEAADITLIRGDLNSIADAIFMSKKTITNIKQNLFWALAYNSLGVPIAAVGFLAPWLAGAAMAFSSVSVVLNALRLQRIKLKVK, encoded by the coding sequence ATGAACCAAAAGGAAGCAACACTGCAGATAGCTGGGATGACCTGTGCAGCTTGTGCAACAAGAATTGAAAAAGGCTTAAAAAAGATGGAAGGCGTTGAAGATGCTAACGTAAATTTTGCCCTTGAGAAAACAAACATCAAATATGACCCGGATAAAACGGATGTAACGAAATTCAAGGAGAAGGTCCAATCCTTAGGCTATAACGTTGTCAGTGATAAAGTGGAGTTTGATATCTCAGGAATGACTTGTGCGGCATGTGCCAATAAAATTGAAAAACGGTTAAACAAATTAGATGGCGTGGAAAAAGCAAACGTTAACTTTGCCTTAGAATCCGTTCAGGTGGAATATCATCCCGATCAAGTCTCTATTTCTAATATGAAAGAAGCAATCAAAAAACTTGGATATACACTTGAACAAAAGCAGGAAAAAGCAGGGGAACATGTCGACCATCGGCAAAAAGAAATTGAAAAGCAACAAGGGAAGTTTCTTTTTGCCAGCATCTTGTCATTTCCGTTGTTGTGGGCAATGGTCAGTCACTTTGAATTTACGTCTTTCATTTGGTTGCCGGACATGTTTATGAATCCCTGGGTCCAATTAGCCTTGGCGACACCTGTGCAATTTATCGTAGGAAGACAATTCTATGTCGGAGCGTTTAAGGCGTTGAGAAATAAGAGCGCAAACATGGATGTACTCGTTGCATTAGGGACATCTGCCGCTTACTTTTACAGTCTGTATCTGAGTATTAAGTCGATTGGGTCAAATGCCGCTATGGTTGACCTTTATTATGAAACAAGTGCTGTTCTGATTACCTTGATTATTTTAGGTAAACTGTTCGAAGCGAAGGCAAAAGGTCGATCGTCTGAGGCCATTAAGAAATTAATGGGCTTACAAGCGAAAAATGCAACGGTTGTTCGTAATGGTCAAGAGATGATCATTCCGATCGAAGAAGTCTTAGAAGGTGACATTGTTTATGTAAAACCAGGTGAAAAAGTGCCGGTTGACGGTGAGATTGTGGAAGGCCAATCAGCCCTTGACGAATCCATGTTGACAGGGGAAAGTATACCGATTGATAAGACAGTGGGAGATGTGGTTATTGGATCAACCATCAATAAAAATGGTTTCCTAAAAATTAAAGCAACAAAGGTAGGCAAAGATACGGCTTTAGCCCAAATTATTAAAGTGGTTGAAGAAGCACAAGGTTCCAAAGCTCCGATCCAACGTTTAGCTGACGTAATCTCAGGTATATTCGTGCCGATTGTTGTGGGGATTGGAATCGTAACCTTCCTTGTGTGGTATTTTGCCGTAAGCCCTGGAGAGTTTGGGGAGGCCCTTGAAAAATTCATTGCCGTTTTGGTCATTGCTTGCCCTTGTGCACTTGGTCTTGCCACACCGACTTCGATTATGGCCGGCTCAGGTCGTGCGGCTGAATTTGGGATTTTATTTAAGGGTGGAGAACACCTGGAAACGACTCATCGCTTAGATACGATTATTCTTGATAAAACAGGCACAGTGACCAATGGTAAACCATCATTAACCGATGTTCTTTTGGCAAAAGGTGTGGATGAAACCGAATTTCTTAAGCTTGTCGGTACAGCGGAGAAAAACTCTGAACATCCATTGGCTGAAGCGATCGTTGAGGGGATTAAGGAAAAAGGAATCGAGCTGGGTTCATCGGATACCTTTGAAGCGGTTCCCGGTTTTGGAATACAATCGACGGTTAACGGTAAACAATTAGTCATCGGGACTCGCAGACTGATGGCGAAACATAACATTCATGTACAAGATGAGCTGTCCAAAATGGAGGATTTGGAGAAACAGGGTAAAACAGCCATGTTGGTGGCGGCTGACGGGAGCTATGCCGGGATTGTTGCCGTCGCAGATACTATTAAGGAAACATCCAAAGAAGCTATTTCCCGTCTGCATGACATGGGCTTGGACGTGGTGATGATTACAGGGGATAACAGCCAGACGGCACAAGCGATTGCAGATCAAGTTAACATCAAACATGTTATTGCAGAAGTTCTGCCGGAAGGTAAGGCGGAAGAAGTGAAAAAGCTTCAGCAAGCCGGTAAAAAAGTGGCCATGGTAGGGGATGGAATCAATGATGCCCCGGCACTGGCGACTGCTGACATTGGGATGGCGATCGGTACAGGTACCGATGTGGCCATGGAAGCCGCAGATATCACCCTTATTCGTGGTGATTTAAACAGTATTGCAGACGCAATTTTCATGAGTAAGAAGACGATTACCAATATTAAGCAAAACCTTTTCTGGGCCCTTGCATACAACAGTTTGGGTGTCCCGATTGCCGCAGTAGGTTTCTTGGCCCCGTGGCTGGCCGGGGCAGCGATGGCCTTTAGTTCCGTATCGGTGGTGCTTAACGCACTCAGACTACAGAGGATTAAACTAAAGGTTAAATAA
- a CDS encoding MDR family MFS transporter: MPIVVSLIIGVFFAVLNETLLNIALTTLMKEFHVSVTTVQWMATGFMLVMGMVIPVSALLSQWFTTRQMFLSTMSIFTVGTVICAVAPTFSILLIGRFLQAAGTGLLTPIIFNVFLLLFPPKRRGAIMGTVGLVMMFAPAIGPTLSGVIVEHLGWRYLFITVIPFAIFSIAFAYKFLVNVSEVTKPKIDVLSIILSVIGFGGIVFGFSSAGGGEAGFLDPVVYTSILVGMVAVLLFSLRQLKLDEPILDLRVFQYPMYRLAVVLLVIIVMAMLSSELILPMYMQSALALSAATAGLILLPGSLLNGIMSPVMGHLFDKFGPRKLLIPAAVLLCGTMFTLSRLDLQTPTWLIILCYILLMLSVSAVMMPSQTNGLNQLPKRLYPHGTAIVTTLQPVAGAVGVSVFISLMSARQNQFLEKATNPTDPNVIKESLVAGVEWVYLIAFGLALVALILSLFVYRAKPQETESPSPDQGVGEVH, from the coding sequence ATGCCAATTGTTGTTTCGCTGATCATTGGTGTGTTTTTCGCCGTATTAAATGAAACATTGTTAAATATTGCCTTGACCACATTAATGAAGGAGTTTCATGTTTCAGTTACAACGGTGCAATGGATGGCCACCGGGTTTATGTTGGTAATGGGAATGGTCATTCCGGTTTCTGCACTTTTGTCCCAATGGTTTACCACAAGACAAATGTTCTTGAGTACGATGTCCATCTTCACCGTCGGAACGGTAATTTGTGCAGTTGCTCCAACCTTTTCCATCCTTTTAATCGGTCGTTTTTTACAGGCGGCGGGAACCGGTCTGTTGACCCCGATTATTTTTAATGTTTTTCTGTTATTGTTTCCGCCTAAACGACGAGGAGCGATCATGGGAACGGTGGGTTTGGTGATGATGTTTGCACCTGCCATCGGCCCTACACTCTCAGGGGTGATTGTGGAACATTTGGGTTGGCGGTACTTGTTTATTACCGTGATTCCATTTGCCATCTTTTCAATCGCTTTTGCTTATAAATTCCTGGTCAACGTATCAGAGGTGACTAAACCTAAAATCGATGTCTTGTCCATTATTCTCTCAGTCATTGGCTTTGGGGGCATTGTGTTTGGTTTCAGTTCAGCCGGTGGCGGTGAAGCCGGATTCCTTGATCCTGTCGTTTACACTTCCATTTTGGTGGGAATGGTTGCTGTCTTGTTATTTTCCCTCAGACAATTGAAGCTGGATGAGCCGATATTGGATCTGCGGGTATTTCAATACCCCATGTACAGACTGGCAGTGGTGCTGTTAGTCATTATTGTGATGGCGATGTTGTCTTCTGAGCTGATCTTGCCGATGTATATGCAGAGTGCCTTGGCCTTATCAGCGGCAACAGCAGGTCTGATCCTGTTACCCGGAAGTCTGCTGAATGGAATCATGTCACCGGTGATGGGGCATCTCTTTGACAAGTTTGGCCCGCGTAAATTATTGATTCCTGCAGCTGTTCTATTATGTGGAACGATGTTCACCTTAAGTCGACTGGATCTGCAAACACCGACCTGGCTGATCATCCTTTGCTATATCTTGTTGATGTTGTCCGTATCAGCGGTAATGATGCCCTCCCAGACAAACGGTTTGAATCAGTTACCCAAACGATTGTACCCACATGGAACAGCGATTGTGACAACGTTACAACCTGTTGCCGGCGCCGTCGGTGTATCGGTGTTTATCAGCCTGATGAGTGCAAGACAAAATCAATTTTTGGAGAAGGCAACCAACCCCACGGATCCAAACGTGATCAAAGAATCCTTGGTGGCGGGTGTTGAATGGGTCTACCTCATTGCATTCGGGTTGGCCTTGGTTGCCTTGATTCTGTCATTGTTTGTGTATCGGGCCAAGCCGCAAGAAACGGAATCTCCTTCACCTGATCAAGGAGTTGGCGAGGTTCATTAA
- a CDS encoding TetR/AcrR family transcriptional regulator gives MNNQVTDKKRHILLTALKLFSAKGYRQTSMQEIADLSEMSKGSLYLHFKSKEELLLHIFEYYFQIVVDQCVLVERNHHLSVKEKLTKFVEVYLSHSFEYQEFGNMMMHEIDRLENDPVKEYIRKKSMETMRWMEEYLIRVYGTELKPYRTDCILLLNGILMIYVKVMSTENLPWETEKLAHFIIRLLDYSVEGMIKDQGTPMIADGLWTSDQPDHDPGKQHPLVLIKQIKDSLKALSGMKDVSVALQSLAILKQELMELQPRKAILSGMIRNLEGFEEIDRMRLELCDTLQINQKQ, from the coding sequence ATGAACAATCAAGTAACAGATAAGAAAAGGCACATTCTGCTGACAGCCCTGAAGTTGTTTTCGGCTAAGGGCTATCGTCAAACATCGATGCAGGAGATTGCCGACCTATCCGAAATGTCCAAAGGCAGCTTGTATCTGCATTTTAAATCGAAAGAAGAGTTACTCCTTCATATTTTCGAATATTACTTTCAAATTGTAGTCGACCAATGCGTTTTAGTTGAGCGAAATCATCATTTAAGTGTAAAGGAGAAACTTACGAAGTTTGTTGAGGTTTATTTGAGCCACTCCTTTGAGTATCAAGAGTTCGGCAATATGATGATGCATGAGATCGATCGTTTGGAAAATGACCCTGTTAAGGAATACATTCGAAAGAAATCCATGGAGACAATGAGATGGATGGAGGAGTATTTAATCAGAGTTTATGGAACAGAGCTCAAACCCTACCGCACGGATTGCATCCTTCTGTTAAATGGAATCTTGATGATCTATGTCAAAGTCATGTCCACGGAGAACTTGCCTTGGGAAACTGAGAAACTAGCCCATTTTATTATCAGACTGCTGGATTATTCCGTAGAAGGGATGATAAAAGATCAGGGAACACCGATGATTGCAGACGGACTTTGGACCTCGGATCAGCCGGATCACGATCCGGGAAAGCAACATCCCTTGGTTTTGATTAAGCAAATCAAAGACAGCTTAAAAGCTCTTTCCGGTATGAAAGACGTGTCAGTGGCCTTGCAATCTCTCGCTATTTTGAAGCAGGAGTTAATGGAATTGCAACCGAGGAAGGCTATTTTAAGTGGCATGATCCGTAATCTTGAAGGATTTGAGGAGATTGACAGGATGAGACTGGAATTATGTGACACTTTGCAAATCAATCAAAAACAGTGA
- the copZ gene encoding copper chaperone CopZ: protein MEQVTLHVQGMSCGHCVNSIEGNVGKLNGVESVKVHLDEGKVDVTFDSNVMSLKEIKDVIEDQGYDVQ from the coding sequence ATGGAACAGGTGACACTTCATGTACAAGGAATGTCCTGTGGACATTGTGTTAATTCGATTGAAGGAAATGTAGGGAAACTGAATGGGGTTGAATCCGTCAAGGTGCATCTTGATGAAGGGAAAGTCGATGTTACATTTGATTCAAATGTCATGAGCTTGAAAGAAATTAAAGATGTGATTGAAGATCAAGGGTATGATGTCCAGTAA
- a CDS encoding DUF2935 domain-containing protein, which produces MGYGYQQTALFEHRFWLQILGDHAGFIHDTLAPEETEEIAEARSFISTFDTLFRNAKQSGDLIALSKQAKKSAHQLRDFKLHLIKRHLTGKIKIGLSPTFINHMVNELEEYLRILASLTKGKMPPTQHPIHHHLLWLSDAVGHAGSIHDELDLSEKKLKRKSASFTHHFEDFYLKAVEMAGYLRTSLPDFPALQRFNEETKLEMALFRSFLQELEEWRLDHQVLGVLSPLMADHMAREECYYLFKLAESTCTEPPDCNPFNPQTR; this is translated from the coding sequence ATGGGGTACGGATATCAACAGACAGCTCTGTTTGAACACCGGTTTTGGCTCCAGATACTGGGGGATCATGCAGGATTTATTCATGACACCCTGGCTCCGGAAGAAACAGAAGAAATCGCTGAAGCCCGATCCTTTATCTCCACCTTTGACACCCTGTTCAGGAATGCAAAGCAATCCGGCGATCTGATTGCTCTGTCCAAACAGGCAAAAAAATCAGCCCACCAACTTCGGGATTTTAAACTGCACTTAATCAAGAGGCACCTTACCGGGAAAATAAAAATAGGCCTCTCTCCCACTTTTATCAATCACATGGTAAATGAACTGGAAGAATACCTGCGTATTTTGGCCAGCTTAACCAAGGGTAAAATGCCACCAACTCAGCATCCGATACATCACCATTTACTATGGCTGTCCGATGCAGTGGGGCACGCCGGGTCCATCCACGACGAACTGGATCTTTCAGAAAAGAAGCTAAAAAGGAAAAGCGCATCCTTCACTCATCACTTTGAAGACTTTTATTTAAAGGCGGTGGAGATGGCAGGCTATCTCAGAACATCCCTCCCTGACTTTCCAGCCCTGCAACGATTTAATGAAGAGACGAAATTGGAAATGGCCTTGTTTCGCAGTTTTTTACAGGAGCTGGAGGAATGGCGACTGGATCACCAAGTTTTAGGTGTCCTCAGTCCCCTGATGGCGGATCACATGGCCAGGGAAGAATGCTATTATCTTTTTAAACTGGCTGAATCCACCTGTACGGAACCACCTGACTGCAATCCCTTCAATCCACAAACTCGTTAG
- a CDS encoding ABC transporter ATP-binding protein, translated as MYAVEIRNVHKQLGKEMVLDDINLTVSEGEIIGLIGHNGSGKTMLLRLISGLIYPTQGEVKVFGKKMDQHNGYIPNDLGVLIESPGLLSAYSAEKNLQLLASIRGKINKEEIRNTLKTVRLDPQNKKAVKTFSLGMRQKLGIAQAIMEKPKLLLLDEPTNSLDPESVDHILSLFKQMNERDQTTIILASHHHDEIGQICHRVFQMKQGRLQENTSGQKSTASVQESH; from the coding sequence ATGTATGCAGTGGAAATCCGAAATGTTCATAAACAGCTCGGCAAAGAAATGGTTCTGGATGATATTAATCTTACTGTTTCAGAAGGGGAAATCATCGGTCTGATTGGACATAACGGTTCTGGGAAAACCATGTTGTTGCGTCTCATTAGTGGGTTAATCTACCCCACTCAAGGAGAAGTAAAGGTATTCGGAAAGAAGATGGATCAACATAACGGTTACATTCCCAATGATCTAGGGGTGCTCATTGAATCCCCCGGTCTGCTCTCGGCATACAGTGCTGAAAAAAACTTGCAACTATTGGCCTCTATTAGGGGAAAAATAAATAAAGAAGAGATTCGAAATACACTAAAAACCGTAAGGCTTGATCCGCAAAACAAAAAAGCGGTTAAGACTTTCTCTCTGGGGATGAGACAAAAACTTGGAATCGCACAAGCGATCATGGAGAAGCCTAAACTTCTATTGTTGGATGAGCCTACCAATAGCTTGGATCCTGAGTCTGTGGATCACATTTTGTCCCTTTTTAAACAGATGAATGAAAGGGATCAAACTACGATCATCTTGGCCAGCCACCACCACGATGAAATTGGTCAGATTTGTCATCGCGTGTTCCAGATGAAGCAGGGCAGATTGCAGGAGAATACGTCTGGGCAAAAAAGTACAGCATCTGTACAGGAATCCCACTAG